A stretch of DNA from Gemmatimonadota bacterium:
GATGGTGGATATACGGCCGGCTGAGCAATGACGGGGGCACGGCAAATCGCTGTGATCGGCGCCGGCCTCATGGGCCACGGGATCGCGCTTGCCCTGGCCGACGCCGGTCACGAGGTTCGGATAACCGATCCGTCGTCCGATGCACGTGACAGCGCCCGGGACCGGATTGCCGAAAGCCACAGGCTCATGGGGGCGAGCGACGATGAGGTCGAAAGAACGGTCGGCCGGGTCGAAATCTGCACGACTGTCGACGCAACGGTCGCGGATGCGGGGTTTGTGTTCGAGGCGGCGCCGGAACAGCTCGAACTGAAACAGGCGCTTTTCGCCGAGATCGAGATGCACGCCCCGCCTGATGCAATCCTGGCATCGAATACGGATTTCCAGCATCATGGGGCGCGTTTCGGCGCGCCACCGGGCACTTGGCACTCACTGGTGGAACCCGCCCCATATGCTGCCGCTGGTGGAGATCGTGAAAACCAGGTGGACCGGTTCCAATGCGGCAGACTCCATGTTCGCGTTACTTGTTTCCTCGGGCAAGTCTCCGGTCATGGTCGAAAGGGATGTGCCGGGATTCATCGGGAACCGGCTGCAGCACGCGCTCTGGCGAGAATCCATTGCCCTCGTCGAAAAGGGAATCTGTACTGCCGAGGCCATCGACACGGTCGTCAAGGGGAGCTTTGGCCGTCGCCTGGCTGTGCTCGGTCCAATGGAAAACGCCGACCTCGTCGGTATCGAATTGACCCAGGCCATCCACGAGCGACTGCTTTTCGATCTCGACAGGTCCGAATGTCCGTCGCCCCGCCTGCAATCGCTCATCGATGAAGGGCGAACCGGGATGGCCGCCGGTGCCGGGTTCAGGAGGTGGGAAGACGGGGACCTGGGCGCCACCAAGCGCCGAATAGCGGTGCATCTCAGGAAACTGGATGCCATACTCAACCAATAATGATCCGACTCAGAGGAGGAACGACCATGAAACCAGTATCGACCCGACGCCAGGCACTGGGAGGAATGGCCGCTGCCATTGCCGCGCCGTCACTGCTTGCATCCGGCCGGGCGTATGCTGCCAACCCGACGATTCGTGTGGGTCATGTCAGCCCGCGTACCGGACCCTTGGCCGGATTCGCCGAAGCCGACGAATTCGTGCTGAAGGGCATCGAGGAAGCATTCGCTGCCGGACTCGAGAACAATGGC
This window harbors:
- a CDS encoding 3-hydroxyacyl-CoA dehydrogenase family protein produces the protein MVERDVPGFIGNRLQHALWRESIALVEKGICTAEAIDTVVKGSFGRRLAVLGPMENADLVGIELTQAIHERLLFDLDRSECPSPRLQSLIDEGRTGMAAGAGFRRWEDGDLGATKRRIAVHLRKLDAILNQ